One window of the Candidatus Binataceae bacterium genome contains the following:
- a CDS encoding LOG family protein, with protein MKRENGRSAANHKHPRPRKPERGSPARPVITVFGSAQARRGGRLYAESQRMGELLGQAGFDLMTGGYDGVMEAISRGGAEAGAHVTGVTLDRFGSVVNAHVVDEIRTTNFYERFTWLIDRADGYVAMHGGIGTLAEVVFAWQELVVGTPGARPLILVGERWRRLLRVFRDNLIAPAKIYGALTVVATPEAAIKLLAAHFAGAGIELSARERRPRTGSRSAEAG; from the coding sequence ATGAAGCGTGAAAACGGGCGTTCAGCGGCCAACCACAAGCATCCGCGGCCGCGAAAGCCGGAGCGCGGGTCGCCGGCGCGGCCAGTAATTACGGTTTTCGGCAGCGCACAGGCGCGGCGGGGTGGGCGACTCTATGCCGAGTCGCAGCGTATGGGCGAGCTGCTGGGCCAGGCCGGCTTTGACCTTATGACCGGCGGCTACGACGGCGTCATGGAGGCCATCAGCCGCGGCGGCGCGGAGGCCGGGGCGCATGTCACCGGCGTCACCCTGGACCGCTTTGGCAGTGTCGTCAACGCGCATGTGGTCGACGAAATTCGGACGACGAATTTTTACGAGCGCTTCACCTGGCTGATTGATCGCGCGGACGGCTACGTCGCGATGCATGGTGGAATCGGCACGCTGGCCGAGGTGGTCTTTGCCTGGCAGGAGCTGGTGGTCGGCACGCCGGGCGCTCGGCCGCTGATCCTGGTTGGCGAGCGCTGGCGGCGGCTGCTGCGGGTCTTTCGTGACAACCTGATAGCGCCCGCCAAAATCTACGGCGCGCTGACGGTCGTCGCTACGCCGGAAGCCGCGATTAAGTTATTGGCCGCGCATTTCGCGGGGGCGGGAATTGAGCTTAGCGCGCGCGAACGACGTCCCCGGACCGGCTCCAGATCGGCGGAAGCCGGCTAA